In Rhizophagus irregularis chromosome 12, complete sequence, a single window of DNA contains:
- a CDS encoding uncharacterized protein (SECRETED:cutsite_VLG-AP; SECRETED:prob_0.4305); SECRETED:SignalP(1-26) gives MRILFAQLCKLYTVFLVVNATILVLGAPLNNGTSMIPLTPLQKRLTIPVCPDHHPIYVESECSENIVTAYGAAQKLSLLSDPGYAEFLDIEPL, from the exons atgagaatattATTTGCTCAGTTGTGTAAATTATACACTGTTTTTTTGGTTGTAAATGCAACTATACTAGTTTTAGGAGCACCTCTAAATAATGGGACTAGTATGATTCCATTGACTCCCTTACAAAAGCGACTCACAATTCCCGTTTGTCCCGACCATCACCCTATTTACGTTGAATCTGAGT GCTCAGAAAACATAGTAACAGCTTATGGTGCTGCTCAAAAGCTTAGTTTACTTAGTGATCCTGGATATGCTGAATTTTTAGACATTGAACCTTTATAG